One segment of Polyangiaceae bacterium DNA contains the following:
- a CDS encoding peptidylprolyl isomerase: MRTGKAIRCCALLAFVGAAPFLGCTSPSATSDAGADASTDAKAPVDEAKEREEALLRAELRRSAAEVTPTDQQNRSVSVRRSAARALARIGGDEARPGLLRALSDEDPEVVAWAAYGLGFSCKGHEKATVAALAARSLSFDVQASEEKAVDAGAASSGRLDPQTAMARAMGRCGAEESEATLVAWLSGSPARASAAALALGDLASTKERLREETLAALLNVAAGSASAPPAPEGLFAIGRLEHVPVTVMARLREVATARLGEPGELRLLAVRALGRAGSEAAPDLDRVLRSADVFSASERAEAARVLKRLGSSGQRILQAAIGSLVPASDAIGSTAMGDELGVLLAALGAVEAPGKATKELKALAALAPPPSAPAAVLRRLSWIRCTAAALVAGSDPRDRLLAACDLTTMTEQPANAADAGPGDAGTPDAGVKPPGQPGSIGARTIVHVLDRALIEGKNLALYKTYVNGGDLRARQAAVELLAKHEELSDEAKEILEAALAAPETGLVATAAGVIAGKPTLANEQDKPKKKKRKKPRDEEGQERSVKPAASIVKQLLAILGRADAENDIELTSSAMEALGALGIAEAKPRLEELCGSSWPEIRKRASKALGLLSNKAPTCAAPPGGGPLPAEATQPVTSEVTLTLDTDAGQMTLTLDGRIAPMAVTRIVELARAGYYDGMVVHRVVPGFVTQLGAPHGDGYGGPAGKPSLRCETSPIAFDTLSVGIALAGRDTGSSQFFVMHGRHPHLDGQYAWVGRATGSWASFVDGDLVRKITVSP, encoded by the coding sequence ATGAGAACAGGTAAGGCCATACGCTGCTGCGCGCTCTTGGCGTTTGTCGGGGCAGCACCCTTTTTGGGGTGCACGTCACCCTCGGCCACAAGCGACGCCGGTGCAGATGCGAGCACCGATGCAAAGGCCCCGGTCGACGAAGCGAAAGAGCGCGAAGAAGCGCTTTTGCGTGCCGAGCTGCGAAGAAGCGCCGCCGAAGTGACGCCAACGGATCAGCAGAATCGATCGGTGAGCGTGCGGCGCTCAGCGGCGCGAGCGCTCGCGCGGATCGGCGGAGACGAAGCGCGACCGGGGCTCTTGCGAGCGCTTTCGGACGAAGATCCCGAGGTCGTCGCGTGGGCTGCGTACGGTCTCGGCTTTTCGTGCAAAGGACACGAAAAAGCAACGGTTGCGGCACTTGCAGCACGATCGTTATCGTTTGACGTGCAAGCATCGGAGGAAAAAGCAGTCGATGCGGGCGCGGCGTCGAGCGGTCGTTTGGATCCACAAACCGCGATGGCCCGTGCGATGGGGCGATGCGGGGCCGAAGAAAGCGAAGCAACGCTCGTCGCGTGGCTGTCCGGTTCGCCTGCACGAGCATCCGCGGCAGCTCTGGCGCTTGGGGACTTGGCGTCGACGAAAGAACGGCTGCGCGAAGAAACGCTCGCGGCCCTGCTCAACGTCGCGGCGGGCAGCGCATCGGCACCACCTGCGCCCGAGGGTCTGTTTGCGATCGGAAGATTGGAGCACGTGCCCGTGACCGTAATGGCGCGCCTCCGGGAAGTCGCTACGGCGCGGCTCGGCGAGCCAGGCGAGCTGCGATTGCTTGCCGTGAGAGCGCTCGGGCGCGCGGGCTCGGAAGCAGCGCCGGATCTCGATCGGGTGTTGCGATCGGCAGACGTGTTTTCAGCATCCGAACGAGCCGAAGCAGCGCGTGTGTTGAAGCGTCTAGGTTCGTCCGGACAACGCATTCTGCAAGCGGCGATCGGATCGCTCGTGCCAGCGTCGGATGCGATTGGTTCGACAGCGATGGGTGACGAGCTCGGGGTGCTTCTCGCAGCGCTCGGTGCGGTCGAAGCTCCGGGCAAGGCAACGAAAGAGCTGAAAGCGCTTGCTGCACTGGCTCCGCCGCCGTCAGCGCCGGCCGCGGTGCTTCGGCGTTTGTCCTGGATACGTTGCACGGCCGCGGCGCTCGTGGCTGGGTCCGATCCACGCGATCGATTGCTCGCCGCATGTGATTTGACGACGATGACGGAACAGCCGGCCAACGCAGCAGATGCGGGTCCCGGCGATGCAGGCACACCTGATGCAGGCGTGAAGCCGCCGGGGCAGCCGGGATCCATTGGAGCTCGAACGATTGTCCATGTGCTTGATCGAGCGCTGATCGAAGGGAAAAACCTCGCGCTCTACAAGACGTACGTAAACGGCGGTGATCTTCGAGCGAGACAAGCTGCCGTGGAACTGCTGGCCAAGCACGAGGAGCTTTCGGATGAAGCGAAAGAGATCCTCGAAGCAGCTCTCGCGGCGCCGGAAACGGGGCTCGTGGCAACGGCGGCGGGTGTCATCGCGGGCAAGCCGACGCTGGCCAACGAGCAGGACAAACCCAAGAAAAAGAAGCGCAAGAAGCCTCGTGATGAGGAAGGACAAGAGCGCTCGGTCAAACCGGCTGCATCGATCGTGAAGCAGCTCCTCGCGATCCTGGGTCGAGCGGACGCGGAGAACGACATCGAGCTGACGTCATCGGCGATGGAGGCGCTCGGTGCACTGGGGATTGCCGAAGCGAAACCGCGACTCGAGGAGCTTTGTGGTTCGTCATGGCCAGAGATCCGCAAACGCGCATCGAAAGCGTTGGGCCTGCTATCGAACAAAGCGCCTACGTGCGCGGCACCTCCAGGAGGAGGCCCGCTGCCGGCAGAAGCAACGCAGCCGGTAACAAGCGAGGTCACGCTGACGCTGGACACGGATGCGGGACAGATGACGTTGACACTGGACGGGCGCATCGCTCCGATGGCGGTCACGCGCATCGTGGAGCTTGCGCGGGCTGGCTACTACGACGGCATGGTGGTGCACCGGGTGGTACCCGGGTTCGTCACGCAGCTCGGGGCGCCGCATGGCGACGGCTACGGCGGTCCGGCGGGGAAACCGTCGCTGCGATGTGAAACGTCACCAATTGCGTTCGACACGCTGTCCGTGGGCATCGCACTTGCGGGGCGCGACACCGGGTCGAGCCAGTTTTTCGTGATGCACGGGCGGCACCCGCACCTCGACGGCCAGTACGCTTGGGTCGGCCGAGCGACCGGGTCGTGGGCGTCGTTCGTCGATGGAGACCTCGTTCGGAAGATCACGGTTTCACCGTAG
- a CDS encoding YdcF family protein, with amino-acid sequence MVGRMREHADAIVVLGCRVLPSGRPTTTAARRAARAAKAYLEGIAPHVIASGGRRWGSLIEADMLRHELLRAGVPASAVTRELWSLTTHENAIFSAELLRRMGARSVAVVTCEWHAERAIANFHAAGVDAWPLPSAGIRRGIMGQAYRFGHERICTWLDGRAMKRAHALTRVLRTNPKNE; translated from the coding sequence ATGGTCGGCAGGATGCGGGAGCACGCCGACGCCATCGTCGTACTCGGATGCCGCGTGTTGCCGTCCGGGCGGCCCACGACGACCGCAGCTCGTAGGGCCGCAAGAGCTGCCAAGGCCTACCTCGAGGGTATTGCGCCGCACGTCATCGCGAGCGGAGGGCGCCGCTGGGGGTCGCTCATCGAGGCGGACATGTTGCGGCACGAGCTGCTCAGGGCGGGCGTTCCAGCGTCGGCTGTGACGCGCGAGCTCTGGTCGCTGACGACGCACGAGAACGCGATCTTCTCGGCGGAGCTACTTCGCCGCATGGGAGCTCGAAGCGTCGCGGTCGTGACGTGCGAGTGGCATGCGGAGCGTGCGATCGCGAATTTTCACGCAGCCGGTGTCGACGCTTGGCCTCTGCCCTCGGCAGGGATACGTCGAGGGATCATGGGCCAAGCGTATCGTTTTGGGCACGAACGGATTTGCACGTGGCTCGACGGTCGTGCAATGAAGCGCGCTCACGCGCTGACGCGTGTCCTTCGGACGAACCCGAAAAATGAGTAA
- a CDS encoding MBL fold metallo-hydrolase, whose amino-acid sequence MRLKMWGVRGSIPTPGPDTVEYGGNTSCYEVRAGDTLIILDGGTGLRLLGQSLLAEMPIEAWLFFSHVHWDHIQGFPFFTPAFVRKNIIHLFGGHNVSRTLEETLAGQMDYPSFPVHLSEMGANMTFRDLYEGEVISIGKKQDVRVSNTRGNHPNGVYAYRIEHEGKSLVYITDSEHYAIVDPKLRRLAQDADVLIFDAMYTPEEYAGQAGGGPKTGWGHATFVAGCELAAAANVKQLVLHHHDPSQTDAMVREKEKRARELFPNTVAAREGMVIEI is encoded by the coding sequence ATGCGACTAAAGATGTGGGGTGTCCGCGGAAGCATCCCCACGCCCGGACCCGATACGGTCGAGTATGGCGGCAATACAAGCTGCTACGAAGTTCGGGCCGGCGACACATTGATCATTCTGGATGGCGGCACGGGACTGCGGCTCTTGGGCCAGAGTCTGCTTGCTGAAATGCCCATCGAAGCGTGGCTTTTCTTCAGCCACGTGCACTGGGATCACATCCAAGGTTTTCCATTTTTCACGCCCGCGTTTGTCCGTAAGAACATCATTCATCTCTTTGGTGGTCATAACGTTTCACGCACCCTCGAAGAAACGCTCGCGGGCCAGATGGACTATCCGAGCTTTCCGGTACACCTGTCGGAGATGGGCGCGAACATGACGTTCCGTGACCTCTACGAAGGCGAGGTCATCTCCATCGGGAAGAAGCAGGACGTCCGCGTGTCGAATACGCGTGGCAATCATCCCAACGGTGTCTACGCGTACCGCATCGAGCACGAAGGCAAGTCGCTCGTGTACATCACGGATTCCGAGCATTACGCGATCGTCGATCCGAAGTTGCGCCGCCTCGCTCAGGACGCCGATGTGCTCATTTTCGACGCGATGTACACGCCCGAAGAATATGCGGGGCAGGCTGGTGGCGGACCCAAGACCGGATGGGGCCATGCGACGTTCGTTGCGGGCTGTGAGCTCGCGGCGGCTGCAAACGTCAAGCAGCTCGTCCTGCACCATCACGATCCGAGCCAGACGGATGCGATGGTGCGCGAGAAGGAAAAACGAGCGCGCGAGCTTTTTCCGAATACCGTCGCCGCACGCGAAGGCATGGTCATCGAGATCTAA
- a CDS encoding sigma-70 family RNA polymerase sigma factor → MRKVEVEKKTPLTPAQEVELSARWRDGDRSAGQEIVERCVPFVMTIALEYRRWGTPIDDLLQEGNIGLLKAAERFDPSRGCRLVTYAAYWIRAQIREYVAQHYRIVRLGSSKGERRMLRIYRRTNERDPDVLAAQTGLSRERVLSLLPVLGAHDVSLDKKNLDGDAPIDRLASTSPTPEDEASTKEERKHVKAAVRQAIAELPARERKIAESRWLCETPVTLEQLGVDFGVSKERVRQLEERAKERVRERLMGLVAT, encoded by the coding sequence ATGCGCAAGGTCGAAGTCGAAAAGAAAACCCCGCTCACGCCTGCGCAGGAGGTGGAGCTTTCGGCACGCTGGCGCGATGGTGACCGAAGCGCAGGTCAGGAAATCGTCGAAAGGTGCGTGCCCTTCGTCATGACAATCGCGCTCGAGTACCGCAGGTGGGGCACGCCCATCGACGATCTCCTGCAAGAGGGCAACATCGGCCTGCTCAAAGCTGCCGAACGATTCGACCCGTCCCGCGGTTGTCGTCTCGTGACGTACGCGGCGTATTGGATCCGAGCGCAGATCCGCGAATACGTGGCGCAGCATTATCGCATCGTCAGGCTCGGCTCTTCCAAGGGCGAACGGCGCATGCTCCGGATTTATCGACGCACGAACGAGCGCGATCCGGACGTGCTCGCGGCACAAACGGGCCTTTCACGCGAGCGCGTGCTTTCGCTGCTCCCGGTGCTGGGCGCGCACGACGTGAGCTTGGACAAGAAAAACCTGGACGGCGACGCCCCGATCGACCGACTCGCATCGACGTCACCCACGCCGGAAGACGAAGCGAGCACCAAGGAAGAACGCAAGCACGTCAAAGCGGCCGTTCGGCAGGCGATCGCGGAGCTTCCTGCGCGGGAACGAAAGATCGCCGAGAGTCGCTGGCTCTGCGAAACGCCCGTGACGCTCGAACAACTCGGCGTGGACTTCGGCGTGAGCAAAGAACGCGTGAGACAGCTCGAAGAGCGAGCGAAAGAGCGCGTACGCGAACGGCTGATGGGGCTCGTTGCGACGTAG